TTCCACAGGAACTCCTAAAGCTGTGGCGCATAATCACCAGCAGCATTTTGCTTCTGCTCAGGGATTATTAGAGTGGTTTACCTTCTCTGAACAGGACAGTTGGTTACTTAGCTTGCCTATGTATCATGTTTCGGGCTTATCGATCATTTATCGGTGGTTAGCGGCAGGGGCGTGCTTAAAACTTGGTAATGGCGATTTACTCTCTGATATTCATGGAGTGAGCCACGCCTCTCTGGTTCCAGTGCAGTTAAAGCGGCTTCTCGACAGTCGTCAACCTTTGACATTAACCCATGTGCTATTAGGGGGAAGTCATATTCCTCAAGAGCTTGGTATGCGAGCGGCGCAGCTCGGTATTGAAACTTGGCTGGGCTATGGCATGACAGAAGCTGCGTCGACAGTGACTGCTCGTAAAGTAGAAAGTGGTGAAGGTGTCGGCCGTATTATTCCTAATCGTGCACTTGAAGTTCGAGGAGAACGCATTTTTATTGGTGGTCAGACGCTAGCCTCGGGTTACTACCGTCAGGGATATCTGGTGTCTATCACAGACGATTTGGGCTGGTTTGACAGTAAAGATCTCGGTTATTGGCAAGGGGAAGAATTAGTGGTCATCGGACGTGCAGATAATCTATTTATATCAGGTGGAGAGAATATTCACTGTGAAGAAATAGAAGCCGTATTAAATGCACATCCGCACGTTCAGACAGCAATGGTCGTTCCTGTTAAGGATGATGAATACGGACATCGCCCCGTTGCTGTATTGCAAGGTTGCGAAACCATAGACAAAGCAAGCTGGGATCACTGGTGCCAAGAGAAACTAGAGAAATTTAAATGGCCAATTGTGTATTACGTGATGCCGGAAGTATTGACTCAAACGGGGATTAAAGTGTCTCGCAAAGCCCTGAGTCAGTGGGTTGATGAGCAACGCCACACCAATTCTTAGACTCTTTTTAAAGAAAAGTTATGAGATAGATGAAAACAGAATTTTCTCTTCTTATAACCTCAACGCATAATAATCCTAGATATCAGTGAATTTAGGATAAAGACTGTGTTAGCGAAAATTCTGTTAGTTGTTACGATTGTTCTTCAATTAGTTGTAGCCATCACACAGCAAGGATGGCTACGTTCCGTGTCTGAGCTCTCTGCATTCCTGCTGGTGGCGACTTTGGCTTATCTATTCCAAATTAAAGCGGGTGAGTTAAAAGCCAAGCAAGAGACGAGCAAGATATTGTAATCCACAATGATACGCCGAAGATAAATGGCTTAGGGCCAGATTGTTTAAGGCGACCAATCGATATACCACATCCAATTAAGTACAAGCACACCACCAATAGTTGTTTCGATACCATAAAAATTCCATGGTAAAAAACTTGCCACTGTGGCAGGAGATCGGTAATCGCTATCGCCAAGCAATAAAACAAAATGAAGTAAGGGATCGTGATTTTTTTCGATTCACTACGAAATAAAAAAGCACTAAAGAAAGCCACAGGAATGATCCATAAGGCTCGCGCCAGTTTGAGCGTTGTTGCTGTTTTCAGCGCTTCAGTCCCATAGGCCGACGCAGCACCAACGACTGATGATGTGTCATGAATCGCAATCGCAGCCCATGTCCCAAAAGTTTGTTGGTTAAGTCCGACTAAATGCCCAATCATCGGAAAGACAAACAGCGCCACCGAATTTAAAACGAATACAGTCCCTAGCGCTAAGCCTATTTGGTCATCATCTGCCTCAATAGCTGGGGCTACCGCTGCTATCGCACTCCCACCACAAATTGCCGTACCGGATGCAATTAGGTGTCCTGTTTTACTATTTAGTCCAATGACTTTTGCCACCATCGATCCAATCACTAACGTACCGATAATTGTGAAAATAACGATGCCAATGCCATGGCTGGTCACGCTTAAGGCTTGCTGGAGCGGAATACCAAACCCCAATCCGATGATGGAGTAAGAAAGCAGCTTCTTGGTCATTTTAGTAATGGCAAGTCCTTCTGGAATTAACCCCAGTGAGGAGATAAAAAAACCAAGCACGAGAGCAGTAGGAGACGTCAATACGGGAGTAAGACAGAGTAAAAGCCCTGCCCAAAAGAGAATATGCTTAAGTTTCATAAATCAGGCCAAAAAGTAATAACGAGTGAGACGCCATTGTAACGTAAGTCACACTGTCAAAAAGTCTTAATGTTTTGAACAAGTGTTCAGTAAAATTGAACGAAAAGGTAAAAGCAACGTATTACAAAGTGTTACCTTAATTTAACAGGACAGACAACATAAAAAGGAGGAGTTTTAAAAGGACAGGCAATGTACGAGACACTTCTTTCGTTATTTTTTACCAGGACAGACAGTTTAATTAGATAGCTTAATCAGGGCGAAGTAGAACGATGACAGTATTAATCATTCATAGTTACGGTGAGTGATTAGGGCTGGCTGGGGGAAGGAAATAACCGAAGTGACTATTCAAGATAAAAAGATTACAGAGTGAGGGCAGTGGTGTCACAAGCGCTCACTCATTTTGCATCAATCTTTTTGTTTATTCTGCCGCGCCGCGCAAATTAGTGAGGGCAAGTTGAAGCTTCTCGATATTGGCGTGTTCTGGCGCGATAGGTTCACCAACTTCTATGGCAACTTTTGCTAACCAGCATGAAGGCACACCTTTACAGGCTCGTCCTTTGTACCGGCTAAAATAACTCCCCCATAGCCCTTTTAAAGCGATCGGGATGACTGGTGCCTTACAACGGCTCAGAATGATATCTAATCCGCGCATGAAGGGTTGTATGTTTCCATCTGGTGTGAGGCGACCTTCTGGAAATATACAGACGAGTTCACCATTTTTTAAAGCTTGTTCTACTTCGCCAAATGCGCGGCGAATGGTGCTTCCACGGCGTGCATTAATTGGAATCACGCCAGCCCGACGTAGGAATCCAGCAACAACAGGGAAGTTCGCATAATCTTCTTCCATCACAAAACGAATAAGGCGATTTGAGGCTGCACTGAGAAGTAATGCGTCCATATAACTGACATGGTTACAAATTAATAAAGCACCGCCTTCTTGCGGAAGCTGTTCTAGATTCTTTTCTCGCACTCGGTAGAGGGTTCTCGTCATCAACCAGACAAATAACCGCGTTACATGCACAGGAAACTGATACAACAGAGCGATGGAAACAATAAGATTAAAAATGGCCAATAAGCCGAACAGTTGTGGGATAGAAAGGTGAATAAGGCTTAATGCGACGATCCCTAAAATGGCGCTTAATACCATAAATAGTGAATTGTAGATGTTGAGGGCTGCAATCACTTGAGCACGCTCGTTTACTTTGGCTTTTTGTTGCATTAAAGCATAGAGAGGCACAATAAACATTCCTCCGCTCATCCCGAGTAGAAATAGATATCCAAAGGTAGGCCATAACACGCTAGCGCTAACAAAACGGGTGAAGTTTGCGTAATTAGGTAAGGCCTCCGGAATCTGTGTGGCAAAAAGATAGCCAAATAAAGTGATCGCAAAACCGCTAAGAGGAATCAACCCAAGTTCGATACGATGCTTGGTTAATCGATCATACAGCAAAGATCCTAAAGCGATACCCACTGAGAATAATGCGAGTAAAAATGAAACGGCGGTCTCACTGCCATGCAGATATTGGTGGGTAAAGTTTGGAAATTGGGTTAGATAGGAAGCCCCTAAAAACCAAAACCAGCTTATGGCTAAAATGGCGCGATAAATGGTGCGATTACTTTTCGCAATCGCAAGGGTACGCTTAGTGTGGGCAATAGGTCGCCAACGAAAACGCAGTTCAGGTGCACTGGCTGGTGCTTGAGGAATCCAGCGGCTAGCCAAATAACCCAGAAAGGCAAATATGACGACGGCTCCAGCGGCTATCTCTGCGGAGAAATCAAGCGAGGCGATGATCCCTGCACCAATCGTACCTAATAAAATCGCCATAAATGTCCCTGTCTCGACGAGCGCATTTCCTGGAACTAATTCACTTGGCTTTAATTGCTGAGGGAGCAAGGCATATTTTACTGGACCAAAGATGGCTGATTGAGTACCCATCAAAAAAAGAATCAGTAATAATACGCCATAACTGTGGGTCACAAATCCAATGGCTCCCAATAGCATTATCGCTATTTCCAATAGTTTGACTTTACGGATAAAGGCGGACTTTTCATATTTGTCTGCAAGGAGCCCTGCTGAGGCAGAAAAAAGAAAAAAAGGGAGAATGAATAAGCCAGCAGCAAGATTAATAAATAAGTTACTTGAAACGGGGAGTGATTCTGCACCAGCAAAGGCAACAAAAAGCAGTAACACGTTTTTAAAAATATTATCGTTAAAAGCTCCGAAAAACTGGGTGACAAAATAAGGGAAGAAGCGCCGTTGAAATAGCAGTGAAGAAGATTTTGTCATGCCAGTTCCTTTGGGCTTACCAGTTAGTCAGATAGTGGGACAATAAATTTTCTATCAATTCTTTACCGTCGATCGGCTCTGCAGCGAAAAATTTGTCGTCGACGCTGAGTAGAGTGATGCCGTGAACGCCTGACCATAATACGCGGCTTGCTTGTAATACCTCGTAATCTGTCCGTTGGGGGGCAATCACTTTAAGTAATGTCTCCAGCATAGTTGTCATATTATCGATGCGGTCTTGTTGCCATTCTGGCAATACTTCACCATTCATATTGTGCTCAAAGATGAGCTGCCAACGAAATGGGTTAGCTTGAGCAAAATCGTGATAACAATAAGCTAATTGATATAGAGCCTGTTCCGGATCTTTACATTGGCTTACTACATCTTTCGCTTGAGTGGAAAGGTTATCCAGTGTCTTCGCTACCACATGCAATAGTAACAAATTGTAATTGCCAAACACGTTGACAAGCGTACTAGGAACATAACCAATCATGCCTGCAATCTTGCGTAAGCTAAGATCGTGATAGGAATGCTCTTCTAAAAAGCCATTTACGGCGTCGAGGGTCAGATTAATCAACTCTTCCCTTGTATGATCGTTTCTTCTTGCCATGCGAAATAGTAAAATTATGTACAATGTTCAATATTTTAATGGTGTGCTACCTGAGCGTCAACATATCTGCCTGCAATATTCTGATACAAGTCCATAACATGAAAAGATTTTCATGTTTACTCAGAGCCGCTATCATTTCATTGTTAGAAAAAGTCTGGTTTGAGCCAGTTCATTTAAAAAAGGAAGTCTATGAAACGTTTTTTCTCATTCGTTGCTCTACTGATGGTATCCGTGATGGTTGTTCCTCACGTGGATGCCAAGAAGTTTGGTGGCGGCGGTTCGTTTGGTAAAAGTTTCAAAACTGCACCATCACCGAAATATTCAAACAACAGCACAACAACTAAAAATAAAACAGCAGCAACCCCTAATAATAATCGTAAAGGTTTAATGGGTGGCTTACTTGGTGGTTTATTAGCTGGCGGTCTGTTAGCAGCTTTCTTTGGCGGGGCCTTTGAAGGTATCCAATTTATGGATATTTTAATTATTGGTCTTATTGCGTTCTTCATTTTCCGTTTACTGCGTGGAGTCTTGGCTTCTAAGCAAGCAAGTATGAACCAGCAGCAACCGGCATTTGGCGGCGCGAATCGTAACCAGTATGAACAGCCAAATGTGCATAATTTCGAACAGCCACAAAATGCGGGTGGATTCGGTACTCAAGCACACAGCGATGTGCCACATAATTATCCCCCAGGTTTTGATCAAGCAGGTTTTGTTAACGGTGCTCGTGAGCATTACCGCGTGATACAAGGCGCATGGAACTTCAATCAGCTTGACAAGATTCATGAGTATGTTTCAGAAAGCTTATTTGAAGATTTAAAAAATGAACGAGCGAAGCTTCATGGTGAGCAGCATACCGATGTGATGTATGTTGACGCGGAAATCGTACGCTGTGATTACGATGCGCAAAAAGCGCAGCTAAGTTTACAGTTCTCGGGACGTTACCGCGATGCCGTTGAAGGTGTTGAAGAAGATATTGAAGACATCTGGCACTTAGAGCGCGATTTAACCGTGCCAAATGCACCTTGGTTAATTGTTGGTATTCAAAACAGTTAACAATTGATGTGATAAAAGAAAGGCCCAGTCTTTGACTGGGCCTTATTATTTTGCAGCAATTAAAAGAGTCAATTTAAGCGTGAGACTCTTTGGTTGTTGCTGATTGTGCGTCAATTTTCTTTGCTTTTGAGATCATGGGTGTAATGGTTGAACCTTGCACAATGATAGAGAACAGTACAACGGCATAAGTCATTAATACGATAATCTCTTTTAGTTCAACATGAGCAAATGGCGTTTGGATACCTGAAGGTATTGCCATCGCCATTGCGAGAGCTAAACCACCGCGTAAGCCACCCCATGTTAAAATTTTCACGGATTCTGAGTTGTAACTCCGGAAACGATTAAAACAAACATAGGAAAGGCGAACACTAAGAAAACGACCGCAAAGAACCAAAGGAATAGCAATCATAACGGCGACAAGGTCGACTCTGTGGAAAGTAAATGTCACCATAATTAGGCCGATAAGTAGGAACAAAATCGCATTTAAGAATTCATCCGCTAATTCCCAAAAGTGACTTAATTGGAAAGATTCTTCTTCAGTCATGATAGTGCGGGTGATATTACCGACAATAATGCCTGCCACAACCATCGCTAGGGGGCCGGATACGCCTATATGTTCCGCCATGACATAACCTGCTGTAGGAACTAGCATGGTTAAAATAATACGCATTAAGCTATCGTGAGCTGTTTTAATCAAGAAGTGGAATAGAGCACCTAACACTGCACCAAAGAGTACACCGCCAATAGCTTCGTGAGCGAAAAGTTCAATAGTGCCACCAATGGTCGGCGTATCCGAACTAAAAGCAATTTGGAAAATAGTGACGAATACGACGAGGCCAACACCGTCATTAAATAATGACTCCCCTTCAATCTGAGTCGAGATTCGTTGTGGCGCTTTCATTTTCTTGACTATCGCAAGTACAGCAATTGGGTCGGTTGGTGAGATTAATGCACCAAATAGGCAGCAATAGATAAAATCAATGTTGATACCTATTTCACCAAAGATAAACCAAAGAGCGCCACCGATAAAGAAAGTAGAGAATAGTGTGCCCGCTAATGCAAGAAATGCAATTTCGAACTTTTGGTCTTTTAGGTGGTTAAGGTTGATGTTTAACGCGCCGCCAAACAGTAAGAAACCAAGAACGCCTTTTAATAGAAAATCGTCAAATTGAATGTTATTCAACATATTAACGATAGGTTGTTCATTTCCAACCGAAAGTAACCCTGTGTAACTCAGTGTTAGAAGCACAGCAGAAATAAGAACTGACCAACCAGTGATTGCGATCGTAGTTTGGAATCGACCGAATCGATGGTTTATCAAGGAGATGATGATAGCGACAGCGGCAATCATACAAACTGTGTCATAGACAGACATAGAAAGGTTCCTTGTGAAGTACGTTAAGAGAGTTCTCTCAACATCTATGAAAAGGAAATAAGGCCTACTTCGGGTGAGAGAGCTAGAGGACGGCTAATCTTGCCGAAAAAAAGGTAATTTTGCTATGGTTGGATGGGTAAAAAAGGTACGTTTTCCGGTTAAATAAGCAAAAAAAAACTAAAATCTAATTTTTATATACTTAGTAGTTATGTAAAAATTATTTTTGATAATTTAAATTCATAAAGTGCACTGTCTCAATTTACATGCTGTGATCCTGACCAATAAGAATAGTGTTTAATATTGATAAATTAGAAAACGCTGACATTAGCCAGCGTTTTTGTTATGAATAAGCGCATGTATTCACTAATAATGAATGTATTAATAAACATTCAACTTATTGTGCTATTTGATGCTTATTTTTTATGTAGCTCGTATTGAGCGGCCATATCACCAGAAACTTTATTGCCTGCTGCATCTAGCTTAATGAGCGTGCCATCTTCGATAGCATATTGCTCTGGTTTTCCTTTCCCGTTATCTAAGCTTAATGTAGTCCCTTCTGGAGACCAAGCAAACTTACCTTCGGTCTTTTTATCTTTACCATCAATCTGTTGAGTCATGGTAAAGGTTTGATCTTCATTTAAAGTGATTGTGGTATCCACATTTTTACCATCAGCACCAGGTAGTGAACCTTGGTAACTTCCTTGCCAATCTAGATCACTTGTTTTTTTCTGTAGGGGATCAACAGCCGTAGGGGCAGAGCTAGTTGGCTCATTAACATTTGGTGAAATATCACCAGATGCCGCAGGTGAAGCGTTTTGTTCAACAGCAGCTGATGGTTGTTGGTCTGCTTTAGGTTCAGTTTTATCTGAATTGCCATCACAACCAGCCAAAATTACAGTTAATACACTCAATGCCAAAATCGACTTTTTCATCGTTTAATCCTTTCTCTGTTTGAAATACAAACGGATGTGTTGTTGTTTTGTGGAATGCATTATCCTGCAAACGAATGTTAGGAGAGTCAGGTGGTAGTCATCCTTTCAACAGCGGCTGTAAGAAGGTTGTCAGTGATGTGTTAAGACCTCAACCTAAGATTTACATAGCGATAAAATTCCATATTTATCAGCGTATTAATGCCTGTTGGTCTATAAACCTGCGAGCTATTCAAATTTGTTGCTTTTTTAATGGTCGTTAAGAAGCAGATGAACAGGCTGGATACTCACACATAGATTGGAAAATCCGGACTAGATAGATGTTTTATTACGCCAAAAATAACAAGGTAGTTGTTCAATTACTTGTTTATGATAGTTTGGAGAATATTTTTCTATATCCCAATAACTTTAAGACTCAGGATTCAGAACTTAATCTTGTGGTTACTAGGGTATATAACCGATGAGTCAGATGATGGAATTAGATAGAACAGATCGACACCTATTGTCGTTATTGCAAAGTAACAGCAATTTATCACTGAGCGAGTTAGCAGAAGCTGTAAACCTAACCACAACTCCTTGCTGGAAGCGATTGAAGAAGCTTGAAGAGAGTGGGGTTATTAAGAAACAGGTCGCTTTATTGGATGCAGATAAATTGAACTTGTCATTTATAGCTTTTGTGATGGTTAAAACGAATGACCACTCACATGAGTGGTATCAAAACTTTGTCCGCGCTGTTGAAGAGTTTCCTGAGGTAATGGAGTTCTATCGCATGGCGGGTGAGTATGATTACATGATGAAAGTCATTACAAAAGATATGAATAAATTTGATCTTTTTTATAAAAAACTTGTTAATAGCATCGATGGAATAAATAATGTTACCTCAACATTTTCAATGGAGTCATTAAAATATACAACGGAGCTCCCTATTTAATATATTTTGATCTAAACATATAAATATCTGATGGTTGTATTAATTGTTGTTATATTGATAAGGTATAAATACATTTATTAATAAAACTATTTGTTATTTTAAATTATTTTGTATTAGTTTATTCGTTGTATATAATGGCCGGCCATTGTGTCAGGTTGTTTATTCGCACGGATTACAATTCTTCCTTGTCCTCTTCATCAGCTCGGCATAATTCCTCTAATTATAATTAAGGTTTAAAGTATGTCGTTCATTATTTCTTGGTTCGAGAATCGTTCGGTAGGCTACAAGCTAGGTGTAGGGTTTGGTTTAGTCCTTATTCTTACTGTGGTGGTTGCGCTGGCCGGAGATTATAGCCTTCATATTGTAAAACAGCGCGGAAAAAAAGTATCCGCAGCACTAAGTATGAATCTTTTACTATCACAAGCTAAATTAAATTTTAATGACTATGTGATGAAAGATAGTGATAAAAACAAGCAAGCAACGTTAGATATCTTAGCTAAGTTGAAAAGTGAATTAGTGAATGAACGTCAACTATACGTTGATCAAGAGGACCTTGATGAATTCGACCAGTCAATAAAAAATACCGATGTATTGGTTAATAATATCTATTTGCAAATTAAAAAGCTCAATGAAAAAAATAAATTAAAGCAAGATATTGATAGAAGTTATGTTAGTGGTGTGAAAGATGTCAAAGCGGCGTTTGAAGCTATATCTGCAAATGATAAAGCATTCACGAATAGTGAAATAGAACAAATCCGAACAATACTTTTTGACCTAAGCAGATATTTAAGCGAAACGGCTATTTTTGCTCATACGTCAGAGAAAATTGACATTAGCAGCACACTTTTATTAGGTGAAAAAATTCAAGGGTTAATTAACGCTTTACCGAGTAGTGCGTTAAGCCTGTTCACTAATGACGGTATGAAATCACAGATAGTTGCTTATCAAGAAAAAGTGCGCCGATTCGATAAACTCAATAGTGATTATCAAGTGGCATCGAAGGCAGTAGAGGATAAAGGGGGGCAAATATTTTCTAGTCTAGGTCGTTTAATCGATAGCCAGAATAAAAAAACGGAACTTGATGGAACCAAAGCGATAGTGACCTCATCTGTTGTCACGGCTATTGCTGTGATTCTCGGTGCTATTGCTGCTTGGATTATTTGGCATATGATCACCAAGCCATTAAATGAGACAGTAAAAATTGCCCGCCGTATTGCCGATGGTGATTTGACTCATACAGTATCGACAAAACGTAAAGATGAATTGGGACAGCTGCAAAGCACCATCGGGCATATGACTGAAATGTTGAACGGGCTAATCAGTGAAATTTCTACTTTATCGGGTGAATTAAGTGCTGCCACATCGCAGTTCTCTAAATCTTCCAAAGATAATTCAGCACGTATGCAGAATCAGCAAAAAGAGAGTGAACAAGTCGCAACCGCGATGAATCAAATGAGTGCAACAGTCGCTGAAGTAGCAAAATATGCAGAGCAAGCTTCGCATGCGACACAAGAAGCAAGCACGATTGTATTTGATGGCCATGAAATGGTGAACGATACCACGCGTCAAATGCGCTCTTTGGCTGAAAACGTCGAACGCAGTACTTTGTCTATGCATGAACTAAAACAGCAAAGTGATGATGTGGGTAAAATATTGGATGTGATTAACGGCGTGGCTGAGCAAACTAACTTGTTGGCGCTGAATGCCGCGATTGAGGCCGCTCGGGCGGGGGAATCAGGTCGAGGGTTTGCCGTTGTGGCTGATGAAGTGCGCAATTTAGCGAGTCGAACTCACCACTCAATTCAAGAAATCGAAACCTTAATTGGTCGCTTGCAAGTCGGCGCGGATGAATCGTTACGTTCAATGGAAGAAAGCCAGCAATTCTCGCAAGTGACTATCTCTCGTGCTCAAGAATTACAACAAGCGTTTGAGCAAATTAGCGAAACAATTAAACGAGTGGAAGACATGAGCACTCAGATTGCGACCTCATCAGAAGAACAGAGCCTAGTATCGGATGATATCAGCCGCAGTATGGAACGAGTGAATGAGATCACTCAGCAAGTTGCGGAAGAGGCGCTAGAAGGTGAGCGCGGTATGGATTCATTGTTAAATCGTACACAAGATTTACACGCGTTAACGGCGCGATTCAGTATTTCTGCTTAGTTCTAATATGCAAGCCCGCAATAATATCCCCAAATGACCTCAAGATGCAGGATTCAGAGCTTCATCAACGAGCCCAGGTCAAGCTCAATCACGGCAGGAATGGTTATTCCCTTTCAACGTGATTGAGCGCAGAAATAGGTTTGTTGATGAGCTCCCGAAAGGCGAGTTTTATTCGCTCCTAGGCTGTGTTACTGATTTTCAACGTAGAATGACTATGTCTTCAAATCAGTGCCTTGCCTAAGAGCGAAACCATTCTCGCTGAAACAGCATCTTGAGGTTACTTGGGTATAATAGCGGGCCTTTTATATCCAAATTAACTAAACAATGGTTTAGCCAAAAATCCAAGCGATTAGAAAAACGACAACCAGTAAACCAGCAAATACTTTCAGTAATGGGCCGATTTCCGGAGTACCGCCTGCTGGTGGTTTGTTACAGCAGCTCATATCTCTTCCTCCTTAAGTTTGTCACTGAATTCACTATAAAGCTTCCCCTTAGGGAAAGGTAAAGAGGTATAAGAGAACTTTTTTATCGAATTACGTTTGCTTAAATCTCATCACGCCTTCTTGAACCGCAGAAGCGACTAAGGTGCCGTCTTGGCGATAAATCTCTCCACGAACAAGTCCCCGCCCATTTGAGGCAGTTGGGCTATCAATAGCAAACAGTAGCCATTCGTCCATTTTGAAAGGGCGATGGTACCAAATAGAATGATCGATTGTTGCCACCTGAAATTTTGGGGTCAGCAGTGAAACACCGTGTGGCTGTAGCGCTGTGACTAAAAAGCCCCAGTCAGATGCGTATCCGAGTAAATATTGGTGAATTAACTGGTCGTCGGGTAATTCACCCGTTGCGCGAATCCAAAGATACTGTTTAGGCGCCATTTTTTCTGGCTTAATTGGATTTACGATATTCACAGGCCGCACTTCAATTGGGCGTTCACCACAAAATGTTGTTTTAAGTGGCTCGGGTAATAAGTGGGCAATCTGCGAGGCGATATCGCGTTCAGACGCTAAACTCTCCGGTTCAGGTACTTCAGGCATTGCAGATTGATGTTCAAACCCTTCACTGATCTCTTGATACGATGCGGTTAGATAGAAAATAGGGCGATCATTTTGCATCGCTTTCACACGTCGAGTACTGAAGCTTCTTCCGTCACGCAGGCGCTCAACATCGTAATAGATAGGTTTGGATATATCACCTGGGTAGAGGAAATAGCTATGGAAGGAGTGAACGGTGCGAGTATTCTCTACCGTGTAACGTGCCGCTGACAATGCTTGGCCGATCACTTGACCGCCGTAAACCTGGGGCAAACCGAGATTTTCACTTTGACCTACGTAGGTGCCATTTTCGTGTGGCGTTAACTTCAGTAAGTCCAACAATTCTGAAAGGGCTTGGCTCATGAATAAGGAAATTCCTTTAAACTAACATTGTTAAACAGTACGTCACTCTATGCGATTTAAGCAAGTTAATCCTGATTTGGATCCCAGCGAAATCGCTTCAATGATATTTTTCCATCTGGCGAAACGTCGACCCCTTCTGCTAGAAGTTTCTCACGTTGACGTAAGAGATCGTCCCCTTTTAGAGAGATTCTCCCTTGGCTATTTACAACTCGGTACCATGGCAAAGTCGAGCCAACTGGTAAGTTAGACAAGGCTTTACCGACTTGTCGAGCATAACCGGGAAAGCCCGCCATTCGGGCAACCTCACCATAAGTGGTTATACTACCTTCGGGTATTCTCGCT
This DNA window, taken from Vibrio nitrifigilis, encodes the following:
- a CDS encoding Lrp/AsnC family transcriptional regulator, translated to MELDRTDRHLLSLLQSNSNLSLSELAEAVNLTTTPCWKRLKKLEESGVIKKQVALLDADKLNLSFIAFVMVKTNDHSHEWYQNFVRAVEEFPEVMEFYRMAGEYDYMMKVITKDMNKFDLFYKKLVNSIDGINNVTSTFSMESLKYTTELPI
- a CDS encoding methyl-accepting chemotaxis protein; amino-acid sequence: MSFIISWFENRSVGYKLGVGFGLVLILTVVVALAGDYSLHIVKQRGKKVSAALSMNLLLSQAKLNFNDYVMKDSDKNKQATLDILAKLKSELVNERQLYVDQEDLDEFDQSIKNTDVLVNNIYLQIKKLNEKNKLKQDIDRSYVSGVKDVKAAFEAISANDKAFTNSEIEQIRTILFDLSRYLSETAIFAHTSEKIDISSTLLLGEKIQGLINALPSSALSLFTNDGMKSQIVAYQEKVRRFDKLNSDYQVASKAVEDKGGQIFSSLGRLIDSQNKKTELDGTKAIVTSSVVTAIAVILGAIAAWIIWHMITKPLNETVKIARRIADGDLTHTVSTKRKDELGQLQSTIGHMTEMLNGLISEISTLSGELSAATSQFSKSSKDNSARMQNQQKESEQVATAMNQMSATVAEVAKYAEQASHATQEASTIVFDGHEMVNDTTRQMRSLAENVERSTLSMHELKQQSDDVGKILDVINGVAEQTNLLALNAAIEAARAGESGRGFAVVADEVRNLASRTHHSIQEIETLIGRLQVGADESLRSMEESQQFSQVTISRAQELQQAFEQISETIKRVEDMSTQIATSSEEQSLVSDDISRSMERVNEITQQVAEEALEGERGMDSLLNRTQDLHALTARFSISA
- the tesB gene encoding acyl-CoA thioesterase II, giving the protein MSQALSELLDLLKLTPHENGTYVGQSENLGLPQVYGGQVIGQALSAARYTVENTRTVHSFHSYFLYPGDISKPIYYDVERLRDGRSFSTRRVKAMQNDRPIFYLTASYQEISEGFEHQSAMPEVPEPESLASERDIASQIAHLLPEPLKTTFCGERPIEVRPVNIVNPIKPEKMAPKQYLWIRATGELPDDQLIHQYLLGYASDWGFLVTALQPHGVSLLTPKFQVATIDHSIWYHRPFKMDEWLLFAIDSPTASNGRGLVRGEIYRQDGTLVASAVQEGVMRFKQT
- a CDS encoding MGMT family protein; translation: MDQFFAHIFYVIARIPEGSITTYGEVARMAGFPGYARQVGKALSNLPVGSTLPWYRVVNSQGRISLKGDDLLRQREKLLAEGVDVSPDGKISLKRFRWDPNQD